The DNA segment ACGAGATCCGGCGGGGCCCCGCCAGTGCCGACGCCCTCGGAGGGAACGTCTACTACGGATCGGTCGATGCGACGCTGCTGTTCGTGATGCTGCTGGCCGAGGCGTGGCGCTGGGGCGCCGACGAGGCGGCCGTGCGGGCCCTCCTGCCGGCGGCCGACGCCGCGCTGGAGTGGGCCGAGCACTACGGCGACGGTGACGGCGACGGGTTCGTCGAGTACCGGCGCGCCACCGACCGCGGATTGATCAATCAGGGCTGGAAGGACAGTTTCGACGGCATCAACGACGCGACCGGCCGTGTCGCCACCGCGCCGATCGCGCTCTGCGAGGTGCAGGGCTATCACTACGCGGCGCTGCTGGGCCGGGCCGAACTCGCAGAAGCGTTCGACGAGGCCGCGCTCGCGGCACGGCTCCGCAGCCGCGCCGAGTCGCTGCGGAAACGGTTCATCGACGCCTTCTGGCTGCCCGACCGAGGCTGGTACGCGGTGGCGCTCGACGGTCGCAAGCAGCCCGTGGACGCACTCACCAGCAACGTCGGCCACTGCCTGTGGACCGGCATCGCCACCGACGAGCATGCCCAGCGCATCGTCGAACGCCTGGCGGACGAGGACATGGATTCCGGGTTCGGCCTGCGGACGCTGGCCACCACCATGGGCGCCTACAACCCGATGAGCTACCACAACGGCTCCGTCTGGCCCCATGACACCGCGATCGTGATCGCCGGCCTGCTGCGCTACGCACACATCAACGGCGCCGTGGAACTGGCGGAGCGGCTCGCCGCCGGGTTGCTCGAAGCGGCCGGTGCGTTCGGCGGCCGGCTGCCGGAGCTGTACTGCGGTTTCCCGCGTGCGCAGTTCGGCTCGCCGGTGCCGTATCCGACATCGTGCTCACCGCAGGCCTGGGCCAGTGCCGCGCCATTGTTGCTGGTGCGGTCCTTCCTCGGGCTTCAGCCGCACGTGCCACAGCGTCGGCTGACGGTGTGCCCGCGGCTGCCGCGGGACTGGGGCCACGTCACGCTGACAGATCTGCGGCTCGGTGACGTCACGGTCCATGTGCGCGCCGAAGGGGAGGTGGTCAAGGTCGACGGGCTGGACGATGGGTGGCAGGTGGTCACGACCGGGGCATGACGTGGCCTCTATACAGTGGCCGCATGATTGGTGTCACACGCGACGGCCATGTGCTCACCCTGGAGATGCAGCGGGCCGAGCGCCGCAACGCGCTCAACGGCGAACTCGTCGACGGGCTGCGCGAGGCGATCGAGAAGGCCGCCACCGAGGACGTCCGCGCGATCGTCCTGACCGGTCAGGGCCACGTGTTCAGCTCGGGGGCCGACCTGTCCGGCGGCCAGGGCGTCGCCGACGAACTGCCCGACAAGGCCAGGGCGCTGAACTTCGCGATCGACCGGGCGCCGGTCCCGGTGATAGCCGCGGTCAACGGCCCCGCGATCGGCGCCGGCGTCATCCTGTCGATGATCTGCGACCTGCGCGTCGTCGCGCCCGAGGCGTACTTCCAGTTCCCGGTCGCGAAATACGGGATCGCACTGGACAACTGGAGCATCCGCCGGCTGACGTCGCTGGTCGGGGCCGGCCGGGCGCGCGGCATGCTGCTGGCCGCCGAGCGGCTCACCTCCGAGGTCGCGCTGCAGACCGGGATGGCGAACCGCATCGGCACGCTCGACGACGCCCAGGCGTGGGCGCAGGAGATCGCGGGCTTCGCGCCGCTGGCCCTGCAGCACGCCAAGCGGGTGCTCAACGACGACGGCGCCTACGAGGATCCGTGGCCGGCGCACCAGGAACTGTTCGACAGGGCCTGGGCCAGCCAGGACATCATCGAGGCGCAGGTGGCCCGCATCGAGAAGCGGCCGCCGAGGTTCAAGGGGGCCTGAGGTGATGGGGTCAGCGCTGCGGTTCGGATTCGGTACGGCCTCGGTGCTGGCCGGCGGCTGGGTACTGCGGGCGCTGCAGGGCACGCCGGCCTCGCTGGGCGCCACCCCCGCCGAGATCCACCCCGTCGCCAGGCGTAGCCCGAACTACCGCGACGGCGCGTTCGTGAACCTGGAACCGGCCGCGGCGATGAGCCTGGACGCCGAACAGGGCCGGATGCTGGTGCGCGAACTGGTCACCGGACGCGACAGCGGAAAACCGGGCGCGCCGATCCCCATCGTCACACCCACCTCCTCCGACGGGGATGCGGCGGGGCTGGCGGCCTACTGGCACGGGCACTCGACCGCGTTGATCGAGGTCGACGGCTACCGCGTGCTCACCGATCCGATCTGGAGCGACCGCTGCTCGCCGTCGCGTACGGTCGGCCCGCAACGCATGCACGAACCCCCGGTGCCGCTGGAACAACTGCCCGCGGTGGACGCGGTGCTGATCAGCCACGACCACTACGACCACCTCGACATCGACACGATCCTCGGCCTCGCGCGCACGCAGCGCGCACCGTTCTGCGTCCCCGTCGGCGTCGGCGCTCACCTGCGCAAGTGGGGTATCTCCGAGGCGCGCATCGTCGAACTCGACTGGAACGAAAGCCACCGGATCGGCGAACTCACGCTCGTGTGCACCCCCGCCCGGCACTTCTCCGGGCGGCTGTTCACCCGCAACACCACGCTGTGGTCGTCGTGGGTGATCACCGGACCGCAGCACCGCGTGTTCTTCGGCGGGGACACCGGCTACACCGCCAGCTTCGCCGAGATCGGTTCGGAATTCGGGCCGTTCGATCTGACGCTGATGCCGGTGGGCGCGTATCACCCGGCGTGGCCGGACATCCACATGAACCCCGAGGAGGCCGTCCGCGCCCACCGGGACATGACCGATGTGGACGCGGGCGTGCTGCTGCCGATCCACTGGGGCACCTTCCGGTTGGCGCCGCACGCCTGGGCCGAACCGGTGGAGCGGCTGCTGTCGGCGGCCGGCCCGGCCGGCGTGCGCGTGGTGGTGCCCAAACCCGGACAGCGTGTGGAGCGTGGCGCGTCACCGCCGATAGAGCCATGGTGGCAGCTCTGAGCGGATAGCGTGACGGCTGTGACTCGCCGACTCCTGCCGTTCGTCGCCCTCGCCGCGGCACTCACCCTGGTCGCAGGGTGTGACTCCGCGCCGACCGAGGCGCCGCAGTCCACCTCGGCGAAACCGCAGTCCGACGTCCCGCCGCCGCTGGTGCCCGCGATGGCGCTGCCCGACGGAGCCGTGGACAACGCCGTCGCGAAACTCGACGGCATGGTTCAGGATCTGCTGGACAAGACCGGTATCCCCGGCATGGCCGTCGCCGTCGTCCATGGTGGAAAAACCGTGTACGCCAAGGGTTTCGGTGTCACCGACGTCAGGACAGGGGCGAAGGTGGATCCGGATACGGTGTTCCAGCTCGCCTCCCTGTCCAAACCGCTGGGCGCCACCGTCGTCGCCCACCAGGTCGGGCAGGGCGCGGTCGGCTGGGACACCCCGATCGTGTCGAAACTGCCGTGGTTCGCGCTGTCGGATCCCGCGGTCACCCAGATGGTCACGGTCGGCGATCTCTACTCGCACCGCTCGGGGCTGCCCGACCATGCCGGTGATCTCCTCGAAGACGTCGGCTACGACCGCCGAGCGATCCTCGAGCGGTTACGTCAGCTGCCGCTGGCGCCGTTCCGAGATTCCTACGCTTACACGAACTTCGGGCTCACCGCCGCCGCGGAGGCGGTCGCCACCGCCGCGGGCAAACCGTGGGAGACGCTCAGCGAGGAGGTGCTGTACCGGCCCCTGGGCATGACGTCGACGAGCTCCCGCTTCGCCGACTACGAGAAACGGCCCGACCGCGCAGTCGGGCACATCCACGTCGACGGCCGCTACGAGCCGAGCTACATCCGCAACGCCGACGCGGAAGGCCCGGCCGGCGGGGTGAGTTCGTCGGCCAACGACGTCGCCAAGTGGCTGGCCATGGTGCTCGCCGACGGTAAGGCAGGCGGTGACCAGCTGGTCGACTCCGAGGCCCTGCTGCCCGCGCTGACGCCGCAGAGCGTGTCGAGTCCGGCCAGCGAACCGGCGATGCGCACCGGCTTCTACGGGTTCGGCTTCAACGTCGGCACCTCGTCGGCCGCGCGCGTCGAGCTCAGCCACTCCGGGGCGTTCGAACTCGGCGCGGGAACGAACTTCCTGATCCTGCCGTCGGCGGACGTGGCGATCGTCGCGCTGACGAACGCGACCCCGGCCGGTGTTCCCGAGACGCTGACCGCCCAGTTCGCCGACCTCGTGCAATTCGGTGAGGTCCGGGAGGACTGGTACGGCCTCTACAACGCGGCGTTCGTCGCCATGGAGAAACCGCTGGGATCGCTGGTCGGCAAGCAGGCGCCGGCCAATCCCGCGCCGTCCGCCCCGCCCGCGTCCCTGGCGGGGGTGTACAACAACGACTTCTGGGGTCCGGCCACCGTCACCGAGGCGGGCGGTTCACTGGGGCTGCAGGTCGGGCCGGGCGGTGACGTCTGGCCGCTGACGCACTGGGACGGCAACGTGTTCACGTTCAGCTTCGTCTCGGAGAATTCCCCGCCGGGTTCGGTGTCCAAGGCCACCTTCGACGGAAACCGCTTGACGCTGGAGTACTTCGACGAGGAGCACAACGGGGTCTTCGTGCGATGAGAGTCCCGCGATGAGCGCTTGCGCGAAGAGCCGGGTCCTCCGATGACGGCGGGTCCGGCTCTCACCGTCGCCGGGCTGACCGACGACGAGGTCGCCCACCGCGTCGCCGAGGGCAAGTCCAACGACGTCCCGACGCGGGCGGCACGCACCACCTCGGAGATCGTCCGCGCCAACGTCTTCACCCGCATCAACGCCATCCTCGGCGTGCTGTTCCTCATCGTGCTGTCGACCGGTTCGCTCATCAATGGCGCTTTCGGCCTGCTGATCATCGCCAACAGTGGCATCGGCATCATCCAGGAACTGCGGGCCAAGCGGACGCTGGACAGGCTCGCGATCGTCGGACAGGCGAAACCGTTGGTGCGCAGGCGGTCCGGAACCCAGACTCTGACACCCAGCGACGTCGTGCTCGACGACATCATCGAGCTCGGACCCGGCGACCAGATCGTCGTCGACGGTGTGGTGGTCGAGGAGACCAACCTGGAGGTCGACGAATCCCTGCTCACCGGCGAAGCCGACCCGATCGCCAAAGACGCGGGCGACGCGGTGATGTCGGGCAGTTTCGTGGTGGCCGGCTCCGGCGCCTACCGCGCCACCAAGGTCGGGCGAGAGGCCTATGCCGCGAAACTCGCCGAGGAGGCGAGCAAGTTCACGCTGGTGAAATCCGAACTGCGCAGCGGTATCAACCAGATCCTCCGGTTCATCACCTACCTGCTCGTGCCGGCCGGTCTGCTCACCATCTACACGCAGCTGTTCACCACCGAAACCGGCTGGAAGCGTGCGGTGTTGGCGATGGTCGGCGCACTCGTGCCGATGGTGCCCGAGGGCCTGGTGCTGATGACGTCGATCGCATTCGCCGTCGGCGTGGTCCGGCTGGGCCGGCGCCAGTGCCTGGTCAACGAACTGCCGGCCATCGAGGGCCTGGCCCGGGTCGACGTGGTGTGCGCCGACAAGACGGGCACGCTCACCGAGAACGGGATGCGGTTGTCGGGGCTGGAAGCGGTCACCGCCGACCACGTCGAGGATGTGCTGGCGTCGATGGCCGCCGACGACACCCGGCCGAACGCCAGCATCCAGGCGATCGCCGAGGCGTACCCCGACCCGCCCGGGTGGACCGCCACCGCGATCGCGCCGTTCAAGTCCGCCACCAAGTGGAGCGGGGTCTCCTACGGCGAGCACGGCAACTGGGTGATCGGTGCCCCTGACGTGCTGCTCGACCGCGGCTCGCCGGTCGCCGAGCAGGCCGAAGAGATCGGCGCCCGCGGACTGCGCGTGCTGCTGGTCGGGTCCACCGATCTGCCGGTGGACGATCCGGCCGCCCCGGGCACCGTGACCCCCGTCGCGCTCGTCGTCCTCGAACAGCGGGTGCGACCCGACGCCCGCGACACCCTCGACTACTTCGCCACCCAGCAGGTCTCGGTCAAGGTCATCTCCGGCGACAACGCGGTGTCCGTCGGCGCGGTCGCGGGCTCGCTGGGCCTGCGCGGCGAATGCATGGACGCCCGGCAGCTGCCGCAGTCCACGGGTGAACTGGCCGAGACGATCGAGAGCCACACCACCTTCGGCCGCGTCCGCCCGGACCAGAAGCGGGCGATGGTGCACGCCCTGCAGTCGCGCGGGCACACCGTGGCGATGACCGGCGACGGGGTCAACGACGTCCTCGCGCTCAAGGACGCCGACATCGGCGTGGCGATGGGTTCGGGCAGCCCCGCCACCCGCGCGGTCGCCCAGATCGTGCTGCTGGACAACAAGTTCGCCACCCTGCCGTACGTGGTCGGTGAGGGTCGCCGGGTGATCGGCAACATCGAACGCGTCTCGAACCTGTTCCTCACCAAGACCGTCTACTCGGTGCTGCTGGCGGTTCTCGTCGGGGTGGCGGGTCTGGCGTCCGAGGTGTTCGACACCGATCCGCTGTTGTTCCCGTTCCAGCCGATCCACGTGACGATCGCGGCGTGGTTCACCATCGGCATCCCGGCGTTCATCCTGTCGCTGGCGCCCAACAACGAGCGGGCGCACACCGGGTTCGTACGGCGGGTGATGAGCGCGGCGCTTCCGTCGGGTCTGGTGGTGGGCGCCGCGACGTTCACCTCGTACCTGCTGGCCTATCAGGGCCGCGCCGCCAGTGAGACCGAGCAGACGCAGGCCTCCACCGCGGCGCTCATCACGTTGCTGGTGACAGCGATCTGGGTGCTGGCCGTGGTGGCCCGGCCCTACGAGTGGTGGCGGGTGGCGCTCGTCGCGCTGTCGGCGTTGGCGTACGTGGTGATCTTCTCGATCCCGTGGGCTCAGGAGCTGTTCATCCTCGACCCGACGAATGTGCGGACCACAGCCATGGCGCTCGGTGTCGGGGTGGTGGGCGCGGCGGGCATCGAGGCCCTCTGGTGGATCCAGGGGAGGTTGCTCGGCGACAACCGGCGGTTGTGGCGCGAACGGTAGGCTGGACCGCATGGCATTCCTCGACAAAGTGAAGAACTGGGTGTCGAAGAACCCCGACAAGGCCGGCAGCGCGATCGAGAAGGCCGGCGACCTCTTCGACCAGAAGACGCAGGGGCGCTACTCCGACAAGGTGAACAAGGCCCAGAGCGCGGCCCGCAACTACGTCGACAAGAACACCCCGCCCGGCCAGGGCCCCATCAACCCTCCGCAGCCGCCGAGGCAGCCCTGACCGATGGCCAAACTGTCCGTCTCCGTCGATGTCCCACTACCGCCGGAGAAGGCGTGGGAGTGCGCCTCCGATCTGTCGCGGTACAAGGAATGGCTGTCCATCCACCGGGTGTGGCGGTCGAAGCTGCCCGAAACGCTGGACAAGGGCGCCCAGATCGACTCCATCGTCGAGGTGATGGGGATGGCCACCCGCGTGCACTGGACCATCGTCCATTACAAGCCGCCGCAGGCGATGACGCTCAACGGCGACGGCAAGGGCGGGGTGAAGGTGAAGCTGCTGGGGAAGGTGAAGCCGTCGGAGACCGGTGACGGTTCGACCGTCACCTTCGACATCCACCTCGGTGGGCCCGCGCTGTTCGGGCCGATCGGCATGGTGGTCGCCGGCGCCCTCAAGAGCGACATCCGTGAGTCGCTGGAGAGGTTCAAGTCGGTCTTCGCGCCTGCCTAGCGACCCCCGAGGGTCTGCCGCTCCTCGTGGATGCGGACCAGTTCCCGGAAGCCCAGCCGGTGGTACTTCGGCACCGGCTGGATCCCCCACTCGTCCTGAGCCGTGTCCTTACCCTCGGCGCCTTCGGGCGGGCCCAGCGGCGGGTAGGGGTACTTGCACTCCAGGGTGTCGTCGGAGTACCGCACCTTGAGGAGTTCGCTGCAGATCTCGGTGAGGCTCAGCGTCGGGAAGCCGTAGTAGACCGCCATGAAGGGCAGCGTGAACGCACCCTCGACGACGAGTGCGACCAGGCAGACCAGTACCGCCCGCTTGATCCACTTGTGCATCCGCGCGTAGTAGGGCGTGGTTCCCGGCGGCAGGTCGTCAGGCTTCGTGTCTTCGGTGGTGGTCATGGTCGTCTCCAAATCCGTTCAGTCTGAGAAGATCTCGCGGTTGACGGTGTGCAGGTAGGGGATGGCGAGGAACGGCGTGATGTAGAAGATGTCGTAGAGCCACCAGCCGATGACGGGGAAGACGACGCCGGCGTAACGGACGTCGGCGAACATCGTCATGTTGAACACGTAGGCGCACCAGATGACCACGCCCATCCAGCAGGTGACGATCATCCACTGGTGGCCCCACCGCTTCATCTGCAGGAAACCGATCGCGGCGGCGACGCGCATCGCGAACACGGTGAGGATGAGCCCGGCCACGAAGGCCTTCTCACCCGGGGCGGCCGAACCGCCGACCAACGACTCGTTGTAGTGCCAGAAGTAGCCGGCGTCGAACATATTGCCCCACCCGACCATCAGCACCCGGTTGATGAGGGTGTGGTTGGCCACCAGATCCAGGGCCCAGCCGAGGCTGTTGAGCATGCCGTCGATCAGCACGAGGTAGCCGATCAATGTGACGATCATCGGTCGCACCGACAGGCCCGCGCGCAGCGCCTGGCGTTGCAGCCACACCCCGCGCATGAAGATCGGGAAGCCGATCAGTCCCGGCGCCCACATCCCCATCAGCGCCGCGCCGGTGATCATCCACTTGTCGGCCCGGCGCTGCGCGGCCCGCGATTCGTCGTGGTGGTCCTCGAGGCCGACCGCACCGAGCGAGGCGGCGGTCACAGGTCCCACCAACCCCTGGCGAACGACATGTAGAGCTGGATGAGGAACATCGCCAGCAGGTAGCCGTAGATGACGATCTGCAGGACGATCAGTGCCCGCTTGCGTTTGCGCTCTTGCTCGTTCACGTCGGACGTCCTCTCAGTGCGGTGAACCCGGAGTTTCTGCGGTGTCCAGGCAGGCGGCCGCGATCTCGCGCAGCCCGTCGGTGATGGCGCCGTCGGTGCTCAGCGGCGCGAGGACGCACGCGTCGGCGGCGTCCAGTTCAGTTGCCCCGGCGGCGATCAGCTGTGCCGCGCTGACCAGGACCCGGGTGGACGGCGGCTCGAAGTGGAAGGCCTCGTCCGCCGTCCGGATCGCGGTGGCGCACCGGACCAGGCGGGCGGCGGTGTCGGGATCGACGCCGGCTTCGGCGACGATCACCCCGGCTTCGCGGTCGGGCGCCAGGTAGCGCATCGGTATCGTGACGAACCGTTGCCGGAAGGACGGCTTGAGTTCCTTGAGCGAGCTGCGGTAGGCCGGGTTGTACGAGCACACGAGCATGAACGTCTCCGGTGCGCGCACCACCTCGGCGGCCCGGTCGAGGTAGAGCGCGCGGCGGTGGTCGGTCAGCGAATGCAGGATGGCCAGCGAATCGTGTCTGGCCTCGACGACCTCGTCGAGATAGCAGATCGCCCCGTTCTTCACCGCCCTGGTCAGCGGGCCGTCGGTCCACACGACATCGCCGCCGGTGACCATGAACCGGCCCACCAGATCCGAACTCGTCAGATCGTCGTGGCAGCTGATCGTCACCACCGGCCGCCTCAGCAGCGAGCCCATGT comes from the Mycolicibacterium litorale genome and includes:
- a CDS encoding enoyl-CoA hydratase produces the protein MIGVTRDGHVLTLEMQRAERRNALNGELVDGLREAIEKAATEDVRAIVLTGQGHVFSSGADLSGGQGVADELPDKARALNFAIDRAPVPVIAAVNGPAIGAGVILSMICDLRVVAPEAYFQFPVAKYGIALDNWSIRRLTSLVGAGRARGMLLAAERLTSEVALQTGMANRIGTLDDAQAWAQEIAGFAPLALQHAKRVLNDDGAYEDPWPAHQELFDRAWASQDIIEAQVARIEKRPPRFKGA
- a CDS encoding serine hydrolase, whose amino-acid sequence is MTAVTRRLLPFVALAAALTLVAGCDSAPTEAPQSTSAKPQSDVPPPLVPAMALPDGAVDNAVAKLDGMVQDLLDKTGIPGMAVAVVHGGKTVYAKGFGVTDVRTGAKVDPDTVFQLASLSKPLGATVVAHQVGQGAVGWDTPIVSKLPWFALSDPAVTQMVTVGDLYSHRSGLPDHAGDLLEDVGYDRRAILERLRQLPLAPFRDSYAYTNFGLTAAAEAVATAAGKPWETLSEEVLYRPLGMTSTSSRFADYEKRPDRAVGHIHVDGRYEPSYIRNADAEGPAGGVSSSANDVAKWLAMVLADGKAGGDQLVDSEALLPALTPQSVSSPASEPAMRTGFYGFGFNVGTSSAARVELSHSGAFELGAGTNFLILPSADVAIVALTNATPAGVPETLTAQFADLVQFGEVREDWYGLYNAAFVAMEKPLGSLVGKQAPANPAPSAPPASLAGVYNNDFWGPATVTEAGGSLGLQVGPGGDVWPLTHWDGNVFTFSFVSENSPPGSVSKATFDGNRLTLEYFDEEHNGVFVR
- a CDS encoding type II toxin-antitoxin system Rv0910 family toxin, whose amino-acid sequence is MAKLSVSVDVPLPPEKAWECASDLSRYKEWLSIHRVWRSKLPETLDKGAQIDSIVEVMGMATRVHWTIVHYKPPQAMTLNGDGKGGVKVKLLGKVKPSETGDGSTVTFDIHLGGPALFGPIGMVVAGALKSDIRESLERFKSVFAPA
- a CDS encoding antitoxin, producing MAFLDKVKNWVSKNPDKAGSAIEKAGDLFDQKTQGRYSDKVNKAQSAARNYVDKNTPPGQGPINPPQPPRQP
- a CDS encoding amylo-alpha-1,6-glucosidase; protein product: MTTALNTGESASLGSGGDTVTLVEGGTFCLSDRRGDVREGGSHGLFFRDARVLSRWELRVDGRAPEPLAVQTPEAFAAQFVMRRAPRPGLADSTLLLVRERLVADGMRETISLHNLDDEATVVTIELLADADFADLFSVKEGRAASGGAETAVVDDELVLHDRTDLVRGVRVTASGGPAVSPGALTWRVVVAPRQCRRLELTVQPTWANQSVKSRFRHGEELQASAPARKIAAWRDTTTTVETDHPALMQVLTRTESDLGALLIDDDAAGRPFVAAGAPWYMTLFGRDSLLTAWMALPIDVGLSVGTLQQLAETQGRREDPVTEEQPGRIMHEIRRGPASADALGGNVYYGSVDATLLFVMLLAEAWRWGADEAAVRALLPAADAALEWAEHYGDGDGDGFVEYRRATDRGLINQGWKDSFDGINDATGRVATAPIALCEVQGYHYAALLGRAELAEAFDEAALAARLRSRAESLRKRFIDAFWLPDRGWYAVALDGRKQPVDALTSNVGHCLWTGIATDEHAQRIVERLADEDMDSGFGLRTLATTMGAYNPMSYHNGSVWPHDTAIVIAGLLRYAHINGAVELAERLAAGLLEAAGAFGGRLPELYCGFPRAQFGSPVPYPTSCSPQAWASAAPLLLVRSFLGLQPHVPQRRLTVCPRLPRDWGHVTLTDLRLGDVTVHVRAEGEVVKVDGLDDGWQVVTTGA
- a CDS encoding CbbQ/NirQ/NorQ/GpvN family protein; translated protein: MSVYFATGNEVQLFERAYHRRLPVMLTGPTGCGKTRLVEHMGSLLRRPVVTISCHDDLTSSDLVGRFMVTGGDVVWTDGPLTRAVKNGAICYLDEVVEARHDSLAILHSLTDHRRALYLDRAAEVVRAPETFMLVCSYNPAYRSSLKELKPSFRQRFVTIPMRYLAPDREAGVIVAEAGVDPDTAARLVRCATAIRTADEAFHFEPPSTRVLVSAAQLIAAGATELDAADACVLAPLSTDGAITDGLREIAAACLDTAETPGSPH
- a CDS encoding MBL fold metallo-hydrolase, whose amino-acid sequence is MMGSALRFGFGTASVLAGGWVLRALQGTPASLGATPAEIHPVARRSPNYRDGAFVNLEPAAAMSLDAEQGRMLVRELVTGRDSGKPGAPIPIVTPTSSDGDAAGLAAYWHGHSTALIEVDGYRVLTDPIWSDRCSPSRTVGPQRMHEPPVPLEQLPAVDAVLISHDHYDHLDIDTILGLARTQRAPFCVPVGVGAHLRKWGISEARIVELDWNESHRIGELTLVCTPARHFSGRLFTRNTTLWSSWVITGPQHRVFFGGDTGYTASFAEIGSEFGPFDLTLMPVGAYHPAWPDIHMNPEEAVRAHRDMTDVDAGVLLPIHWGTFRLAPHAWAEPVERLLSAAGPAGVRVVVPKPGQRVERGASPPIEPWWQL
- a CDS encoding cation-translocating P-type ATPase, which codes for MTAGPALTVAGLTDDEVAHRVAEGKSNDVPTRAARTTSEIVRANVFTRINAILGVLFLIVLSTGSLINGAFGLLIIANSGIGIIQELRAKRTLDRLAIVGQAKPLVRRRSGTQTLTPSDVVLDDIIELGPGDQIVVDGVVVEETNLEVDESLLTGEADPIAKDAGDAVMSGSFVVAGSGAYRATKVGREAYAAKLAEEASKFTLVKSELRSGINQILRFITYLLVPAGLLTIYTQLFTTETGWKRAVLAMVGALVPMVPEGLVLMTSIAFAVGVVRLGRRQCLVNELPAIEGLARVDVVCADKTGTLTENGMRLSGLEAVTADHVEDVLASMAADDTRPNASIQAIAEAYPDPPGWTATAIAPFKSATKWSGVSYGEHGNWVIGAPDVLLDRGSPVAEQAEEIGARGLRVLLVGSTDLPVDDPAAPGTVTPVALVVLEQRVRPDARDTLDYFATQQVSVKVISGDNAVSVGAVAGSLGLRGECMDARQLPQSTGELAETIESHTTFGRVRPDQKRAMVHALQSRGHTVAMTGDGVNDVLALKDADIGVAMGSGSPATRAVAQIVLLDNKFATLPYVVGEGRRVIGNIERVSNLFLTKTVYSVLLAVLVGVAGLASEVFDTDPLLFPFQPIHVTIAAWFTIGIPAFILSLAPNNERAHTGFVRRVMSAALPSGLVVGAATFTSYLLAYQGRAASETEQTQASTAALITLLVTAIWVLAVVARPYEWWRVALVALSALAYVVIFSIPWAQELFILDPTNVRTTAMALGVGVVGAAGIEALWWIQGRLLGDNRRLWRER